Proteins co-encoded in one Astyanax mexicanus isolate ESR-SI-001 chromosome 1, AstMex3_surface, whole genome shotgun sequence genomic window:
- the LOC125784871 gene encoding protein NLRC3-like isoform X4, translating into MSESSAASSTTLTADEQHCIKLKDTLKLNYERLIGSSQTGHQEFLEDIYTDLVIVQNKSGGVINEHEVMQIEMSPNKAGSEEECIKCCDIFKVQPGTGRRNRKVMTMGIAGVGKTVSVNKFILDWAEGKENQDIQYIFPLPFRELNLKKEKEFSLIGLLNNCFFSSKPALKSLPEEDGKVLFIFDGLDEYRYPLEFKDGKEVKDVNKTSTVGSLITNLINRNLLSFSLVWVTCRPAAAHLIPQQYINLVTEVRGFNDEQKKEYFTKYCKTEDVAEKISSHIKKLKSLHIMCQIPVFCWISATVLQPLMDKESEKNIPTTLTEMYMSFLLQQKNLMKEKYSQKTDPERIILKLGELALSNLESGELNFYEDNLKECGIDVTDGTVFSGMCTQIFSQQKGISERNIFSFVHLSVQESLAAVYVHHSHCNKKKNVFKKKVFNKLLWINKKITDLHKSAVDRALQSENGHLDLFLRFLLGLSVEDSQKVLTELLPNLKIKAESVSNTAVYIKEKLKEEMHSERSLNLLHCLSELKDNSLTAEIQNFLNSGTLSKQELSSPQWSALIFVLMMSEETQEKFELKKYSASEEGLRRLLPVVKNTQRALLASCNLGVRSCESLKSVLKLENSSLIELDLSNNNLEDSGVELLSAGLKSSHCKLQTLRLSSCNLGEKTCKNLGSDLKLDIFSITELDLSNNDLQDSGVELLSAGLRSSQCKLQILRSVVSF; encoded by the exons ATGAGTGAGAGTTCAGCAGCCTCTTCTACTACACTGACTGCAG ATGAACAACACTGCATCAAGTTGAAGGACACTCTGAAATTGAACTATGAGCGTTTAATTGGGAGCTCACAGACAGGTCATCAGGAGTTCCTGGAAGATATCTACACTGATCTCGTTATAGTGCAGAATAAAAGTGGAGGAGTCATTAATGAGCATGAAGTGATGCAAATAGAGATGTCTCCCAATAAAGCTGGCAGTGAGGAAGAGTGTATAAAATGCTGTGATATTTTTAAAGTCCAGCCGGGTACAGGTCGACGGAACAGAAAAGTGATGACAATGGGAATTGCAGGAGTCGGGAAAACTGTGTCCGtcaacaaattcatactggactgGGCAGAAGGAAAGGAGAACCAGGACATTCAGTACATTTTCCCTCTGCCCTTCCGTGAACTTAATctgaagaaagagaaggagtTCAGTTTGATTGGACTACTGAATAACTGCTTTTTCTCCTCAAAGCCTGCACTGAAGTCTCTTCCAGAAGAAGATGGTAAAGTGCTGTTTATTTTTGATGGGCTGGATGAGTATCGTTACCCACTGGAGTTTAAAGATGGAAAGGAAGTAAAAGATGTGAATAAGACGAGTACAGTAGGCTCACTGATCACAAATCTCATCAACAGAAATTTGCTTTCCTTTTCTCTAGTCTGGGTAACTTGTCGACCAGCAGCAGCGCATCTGATTCCCCAGCAATACATCAATCTGGTGACAGAAGTACGAGGATTTAATGATGAACAGAAGAAGGAGTACTTCACCAAATACTGCAAAACAGAGGATGTAGCAGAGAAAATAAGTTCACACATAAAGAAGTTAAAGAGTCTCCACATCATGTGTCaaatcccagtcttctgctggatctctgccactgtgcttcagccactgatggataaagagagtgagaagaACATCCCCACAACCCTGACAGAAATGTACATGAGCTTCCTACTGCAGCAGAAAAACCTGATGAAGGAGAAATACAGTCAGAAGACTGACCCTGAGCGCATCATTCTGAAGCTCGGTGAACTGGCCTTGAGTAATCTTGAGAGTGGAGAGCTGAACTTCTATGAGGATAATCTTAAGGAATGTGGGATTGATGTTACTGATGGTACAGTGTTCTCAGGAATGTGTACACAGATTTTCAGCCAGCAGAAGGGAATTTCTGAGAGGAAcattttcagctttgtgcatctgagtgttcaggaaaGCCTTGCGGCTGTATATGTGCATCACTCCCACTGCAATAAGAAGAAGAATGTTTTCAAAAAGAAAGTTTTCAACAAACTTTTGTGGATTAATAAGAAGATAACAGATCTCCATAAGAGTGCAGTGGACAGAGCTTTGCAGAGTGAaaatggacacctggaccttttcctccgctTCCTCCTCGGCCTCTCTGTGGAGGACAGTCAGAAGGTTCTGACCGAACTTCTGCCAAACCTGAAGATTAAAGCAGAGAGCGTTAGCAACACAGCTGTCTACATTAAGGAGAAACTAAAAGAGGAAATGCACTCTGAAAGAAGCCTGAATCTCCTCCACTGCCTGAGTGAACTGAAGGACAACTCACTCACAGCTGAAATCCAGAACTTCCTGAACTCAGGAACTCTCTCAAAACAGGAACTCTCATCCCCACAGTGGTCAGCTCTGATCTTTGTGCTGATGATGTCAGAGGAGACTCAGGAGAAGTTTGAACTGAAGAAATACAGTGCGTCAGAAGAAGGACTGAGGAGATTACTGCCTGTGGTGAAAAACACGCAGCGAGCTCT actagcttcatgtaatcttggagtaaggtCATGTGAAAGTCTGAAATCAGTGCTAaaactggaaaactcctccctgatagaactggacctcagtaacaataacctggaggattcaggagtggagctgctctctgctggactgaagagttcacactgtaaactgcagactctcag
- the LOC125784871 gene encoding protein NLRC3-like isoform X3 has translation MSESSAASSTTLTADEQHCIKLKDTLKLNYERLIGSSQTGHQEFLEDIYTDLVIVQNKSGGVINEHEVMQIEMSPNKAGSEEECIKCCDIFKVQPGTGRRNRKVMTMGIAGVGKTVSVNKFILDWAEGKENQDIQYIFPLPFRELNLKKEKEFSLIGLLNNCFFSSKPALKSLPEEDGKVLFIFDGLDEYRYPLEFKDGKEVKDVNKTSTVGSLITNLINRNLLSFSLVWVTCRPAAAHLIPQQYINLVTEVRGFNDEQKKEYFTKYCKTEDVAEKISSHIKKLKSLHIMCQIPVFCWISATVLQPLMDKESEKNIPTTLTEMYMSFLLQQKNLMKEKYSQKTDPERIILKLGELALSNLESGELNFYEDNLKECGIDVTDGTVFSGMCTQIFSQQKGISERNIFSFVHLSVQESLAAVYVHHSHCNKKKNVFKKKVFNKLLWINKKITDLHKSAVDRALQSENGHLDLFLRFLLGLSVEDSQKVLTELLPNLKIKAESVSNTAVYIKEKLKEEMHSERSLNLLHCLSELKDNSLTAEIQNFLNSGTLSKQELSSPQWSALIFVLMMSEETQEKFELKKYSASEEGLRRLLPVVKNTQRALLASCNLGVRSCESLKSVLKLENSSLIELDLSNNNLEDSGVELLSAGLKSSHCKLQTLRLSSCNLGEKTCKNLGSDLKLDIFSITDLDLSNNDLQDSGVELLSAGLRSSQCKLQILRSVVSF, from the exons ATGAGTGAGAGTTCAGCAGCCTCTTCTACTACACTGACTGCAG ATGAACAACACTGCATCAAGTTGAAGGACACTCTGAAATTGAACTATGAGCGTTTAATTGGGAGCTCACAGACAGGTCATCAGGAGTTCCTGGAAGATATCTACACTGATCTCGTTATAGTGCAGAATAAAAGTGGAGGAGTCATTAATGAGCATGAAGTGATGCAAATAGAGATGTCTCCCAATAAAGCTGGCAGTGAGGAAGAGTGTATAAAATGCTGTGATATTTTTAAAGTCCAGCCGGGTACAGGTCGACGGAACAGAAAAGTGATGACAATGGGAATTGCAGGAGTCGGGAAAACTGTGTCCGtcaacaaattcatactggactgGGCAGAAGGAAAGGAGAACCAGGACATTCAGTACATTTTCCCTCTGCCCTTCCGTGAACTTAATctgaagaaagagaaggagtTCAGTTTGATTGGACTACTGAATAACTGCTTTTTCTCCTCAAAGCCTGCACTGAAGTCTCTTCCAGAAGAAGATGGTAAAGTGCTGTTTATTTTTGATGGGCTGGATGAGTATCGTTACCCACTGGAGTTTAAAGATGGAAAGGAAGTAAAAGATGTGAATAAGACGAGTACAGTAGGCTCACTGATCACAAATCTCATCAACAGAAATTTGCTTTCCTTTTCTCTAGTCTGGGTAACTTGTCGACCAGCAGCAGCGCATCTGATTCCCCAGCAATACATCAATCTGGTGACAGAAGTACGAGGATTTAATGATGAACAGAAGAAGGAGTACTTCACCAAATACTGCAAAACAGAGGATGTAGCAGAGAAAATAAGTTCACACATAAAGAAGTTAAAGAGTCTCCACATCATGTGTCaaatcccagtcttctgctggatctctgccactgtgcttcagccactgatggataaagagagtgagaagaACATCCCCACAACCCTGACAGAAATGTACATGAGCTTCCTACTGCAGCAGAAAAACCTGATGAAGGAGAAATACAGTCAGAAGACTGACCCTGAGCGCATCATTCTGAAGCTCGGTGAACTGGCCTTGAGTAATCTTGAGAGTGGAGAGCTGAACTTCTATGAGGATAATCTTAAGGAATGTGGGATTGATGTTACTGATGGTACAGTGTTCTCAGGAATGTGTACACAGATTTTCAGCCAGCAGAAGGGAATTTCTGAGAGGAAcattttcagctttgtgcatctgagtgttcaggaaaGCCTTGCGGCTGTATATGTGCATCACTCCCACTGCAATAAGAAGAAGAATGTTTTCAAAAAGAAAGTTTTCAACAAACTTTTGTGGATTAATAAGAAGATAACAGATCTCCATAAGAGTGCAGTGGACAGAGCTTTGCAGAGTGAaaatggacacctggaccttttcctccgctTCCTCCTCGGCCTCTCTGTGGAGGACAGTCAGAAGGTTCTGACCGAACTTCTGCCAAACCTGAAGATTAAAGCAGAGAGCGTTAGCAACACAGCTGTCTACATTAAGGAGAAACTAAAAGAGGAAATGCACTCTGAAAGAAGCCTGAATCTCCTCCACTGCCTGAGTGAACTGAAGGACAACTCACTCACAGCTGAAATCCAGAACTTCCTGAACTCAGGAACTCTCTCAAAACAGGAACTCTCATCCCCACAGTGGTCAGCTCTGATCTTTGTGCTGATGATGTCAGAGGAGACTCAGGAGAAGTTTGAACTGAAGAAATACAGTGCGTCAGAAGAAGGACTGAGGAGATTACTGCCTGTGGTGAAAAACACGCAGCGAGCTCT actagcttcatgtaatcttggagtaaggtCATGTGAAAGTCTGAAATCAGTGCTAaaactggaaaactcctccctgatagaactggacctcagtaacaataacctggaggattcaggagtggagctgctctctgctggactgaagagttcacactgtaaactgcagactctcag ACTatcttcatgtaatcttggagaaaAGACATGTAAAAATCTGGGATCAGATTTGAAGCTGGACATCTTCTCCATAACAgatctggacctcagtaacaatgacctgcaggattcaggagtggagctgctttctgctggactgaggagttcACAATGTAagctgcagattctcaggtcagttgtttcattttaa